In Janibacter sp. CX7, a single genomic region encodes these proteins:
- a CDS encoding HAD family hydrolase, translated as MTPRLIATDLDGTLLRSDGTVSARSVDALRAVADAGLETVLVTARPPRWLDELAHVVGTRGVALCGNGAFRYDVAERRVFGVRSIPREVVTEVVRDLREQLPGTGFAAERHCGLAAESMFAAIHDHPEELVTTHAIEHLTDAGVGKLLARNPHLDDEEFIVAVTEIVGDRAVVAFSGAGGLAEVSAKGVTKAAALAGWCAELGIDAGEVWAFGDMPNDLPMLTWAGRSFAVANAHDDVLAAATDRAPANDDDGVAQVLEGLLRPSGP; from the coding sequence GTGACCCCTCGCCTCATCGCCACCGATCTCGACGGCACCCTCCTGCGTAGCGACGGGACCGTCTCCGCCCGCTCGGTCGACGCCCTTCGCGCCGTCGCCGACGCGGGGCTCGAGACGGTCCTCGTCACGGCCCGCCCGCCCCGCTGGCTCGACGAGCTCGCGCACGTCGTCGGCACGCGAGGGGTCGCCCTGTGCGGCAACGGCGCTTTCCGCTACGACGTCGCCGAGCGGCGGGTCTTCGGGGTGCGCTCGATCCCGCGTGAGGTCGTCACCGAGGTCGTGCGCGACCTGCGGGAGCAGCTGCCGGGCACCGGCTTCGCCGCCGAGCGGCACTGCGGGCTGGCCGCGGAGAGCATGTTCGCCGCGATCCACGACCATCCCGAGGAGCTCGTCACGACGCACGCCATCGAGCACCTCACCGACGCCGGCGTCGGCAAGCTCCTCGCCCGCAACCCTCATCTCGACGACGAGGAGTTCATCGTCGCGGTGACCGAGATCGTCGGCGACCGTGCGGTCGTCGCCTTCAGCGGCGCCGGTGGCCTGGCCGAGGTCTCGGCGAAGGGGGTCACCAAGGCCGCCGCACTCGCCGGCTGGTGCGCGGAGCTCGGGATCGACGCGGGGGAGGTGTGGGCCTTCGGCGACATGCCCAACGACCTGCCGATGCTCACCTGGGCGGGGCGCTCCTTCGCCGTGGCCAATGCCCACGACGATGTCCTCGCCGCCGCCACCGACCGCGCCCCGGCCAACGACGACGACGGGGTCGCCCAGGTGCTCGAGGGGCTCCTGCGTCCATCCGGTCCCTGA
- the cimA gene encoding citramalate synthase, with amino-acid sequence MHGFHVYDTTMRDGAQQEGINLSVGDKLTIARHLDELGVTHIEGGWPGANPNDTEFFRRARTELELRCATLAAFGATRKAGGSAATDPQVQALLDSGAEVITLVAKMHPGHVERALRTTREENLAMITDTVAHLRAQGRTVMVDGEHFFDGYQLDRDYALACVRAAHEAGAEVIALCDTNGGMLPGQVRDAVADVIEATGARLGIHCHNDTGCAVANTMAAVEAGADHVQGTVNAYGERTGNADLITVVANLQLKLGMDLVEPYRLQDATRIAHAVSEVTNFPHFSRQPYVGSGAFAHKAGLHASAIKVDPDLYQHIEPKDVGNDMRMLVSDMAGRATVELKSREFGVDLAGDDAALTRVLAKVKELEQRGYTFDAADASFELLLRRELQEEALEYAQVESWRIMIDARGGDDALSEATVKAVAGGRRLVATGEGNGPVNALDQGLRQALVTVYPEVEQIELIDYKVRILDAAHGTDATTRVLIEHSDEHTSWTTVGVAPNIVEASWEALVDGITYGLMRAGVPVR; translated from the coding sequence ATGCACGGCTTCCACGTCTACGACACGACGATGCGCGACGGCGCCCAGCAGGAGGGGATCAACCTCTCCGTCGGGGACAAGCTGACCATCGCCCGTCACCTCGACGAGCTGGGCGTGACCCACATCGAAGGGGGCTGGCCCGGGGCCAACCCCAACGACACCGAGTTCTTCCGCCGGGCCCGCACCGAGCTGGAGCTGCGCTGCGCGACGCTCGCCGCCTTCGGCGCGACGCGCAAGGCCGGCGGCTCCGCCGCCACCGACCCGCAGGTGCAGGCGCTGCTCGACTCCGGCGCCGAGGTCATCACCCTCGTGGCGAAGATGCACCCGGGCCACGTCGAGCGCGCGCTGCGCACGACGCGCGAGGAAAATCTCGCGATGATCACCGACACCGTCGCCCACCTGCGCGCCCAGGGGCGCACGGTCATGGTCGACGGGGAGCACTTCTTCGACGGCTACCAGCTCGACCGCGACTACGCTCTCGCCTGCGTGCGTGCCGCCCACGAGGCCGGCGCCGAGGTCATCGCGCTGTGCGACACCAACGGCGGCATGCTGCCCGGGCAGGTGCGCGACGCCGTCGCCGACGTCATCGAGGCGACCGGTGCGCGGCTGGGCATCCACTGCCACAACGACACCGGGTGCGCCGTCGCCAACACCATGGCTGCCGTCGAGGCCGGCGCCGACCACGTCCAGGGCACGGTCAACGCTTATGGCGAGCGCACGGGCAATGCCGACCTCATCACCGTCGTCGCCAACCTCCAGCTCAAGCTCGGCATGGACCTCGTCGAGCCCTACCGGCTGCAGGACGCCACCCGCATCGCGCACGCGGTGAGCGAGGTGACCAACTTCCCGCACTTCTCCCGGCAGCCCTACGTCGGCTCGGGGGCCTTCGCGCACAAGGCCGGGCTGCACGCGAGCGCGATCAAGGTCGACCCCGACCTCTACCAGCACATCGAGCCCAAGGACGTCGGCAACGACATGCGCATGCTCGTGTCCGACATGGCCGGGCGGGCGACGGTGGAGCTCAAGAGCCGCGAGTTCGGCGTCGACCTCGCCGGCGACGACGCGGCCCTGACCCGCGTGCTGGCGAAGGTCAAGGAGCTCGAGCAGCGCGGCTACACCTTCGACGCGGCCGACGCGAGCTTCGAGCTCCTGCTGAGGCGCGAGCTGCAGGAGGAGGCGCTCGAGTATGCGCAGGTCGAGTCCTGGCGGATCATGATCGACGCCCGTGGTGGCGACGACGCCCTCTCGGAGGCGACGGTCAAGGCGGTCGCCGGCGGGCGGCGGCTCGTGGCGACGGGGGAGGGCAATGGCCCGGTCAACGCCCTTGACCAGGGCCTGCGGCAGGCCCTCGTCACCGTCTACCCCGAGGTCGAGCAGATCGAGCTCATCGACTACAAGGTGCGCATCCTCGACGCCGCCCACGGCACCGACGCGACGACCAGGGTGCTCATCGAGCACAGTGACGAGCACACCTCGTGGACGACGGTCGGCGTCGCGCCCAACATCGTCGAGGCCTCGTGGGAGGCGCTCGTCGACGGCATCACCTATGGCCTGATGCGCGCGGGTGTGCCGGTGCGCTGA